One window from the genome of Indicator indicator isolate 239-I01 chromosome 6, UM_Iind_1.1, whole genome shotgun sequence encodes:
- the LOC128967569 gene encoding olfactory receptor 14A16-like — protein MANSSSIPHFLLLPLPGTRQLQLLHFCLFLAIYLAALLGNGLIISTIASDHHLHTPMYFFLLNLAILDLGAISTTVPKSMDNSLRNTRDISYTGCVLQLFFFVFLIAAEYFLLTIMSYDRYVAICRPLHYETLLGSRVCVHLAAAAWASGALSALLHTANTFSLPLCQGNAVDQFFCEIPQILKLSCSTSYLRELWLLVVTACLFFVCFVFIVVSYVQIFRAVLRIPSQQGRHKAFATCLPHLAVLSLFLTTGFFAYLKPPSISSHSLDLVLSILYSVLPPALNPLIYSFRNQELKDALSKLITGLFQKQ, from the coding sequence atggccaacagcagctccatcccccacttcctcctgctgccattgccaggcacaaggcagctgcagctcttgcacttctgcctcttcctggccatctacctggctgccctgctgggcaatgGCCTCATCATCAGCACCatagcctctgaccaccacctccacacccccatgtacttcttcctcctcaacctcGCCATCCTTGACCTGGGTGCcatctccaccactgtccccaaATCCATGGACAattccctgaggaacaccagggacatctcctataCAGGATGTGTtctccagcttttctttttcgTATTCCTAATTGCTGCAGAGTATTTTCTCCTCACCATCATGTCCTACGATCGCTACGTTGCCATCTGCAGACCCCTGCACTATgagaccctcctgggcagcagagtttgtgtccacctggcagcagctgcctgggcctcTGGGGctctcagtgctctgctgcacacagccaatacattttccctgcccctctgccagggcaatgctgtggaccagttcttctgtgaaatcccccagatcctcaagctctcctgctccacatccTACCTCAGGGAACTTTGGCTTCTTGTGGTCACTGCCTGTTTAttctttgtctgttttgtgttcATTGTGGTGTCCTATGTGCAGAtcttcagggcagtgctgaggatcccctctcagcagggacgccacaaagcctttgccacctgcctgcctcacctggctgtgctctcccTGTTTCTCACCACTGGCTTCTTTGCCTACCTGAAGcctccctccatctcctcccatTCTCTGGATCTGGTTTTGTCAATTCTGTATTCAGTATTGCCTCCAGCATTGAATCCTCTCATCTACAGCTTTAggaaccaggagctgaaggatgccctgagcaaactgatcaCTGGACTGTTTCAGAAGCAATAA